The Lycium barbarum isolate Lr01 chromosome 10, ASM1917538v2, whole genome shotgun sequence genome includes a region encoding these proteins:
- the LOC132614534 gene encoding zeatin O-glucosyltransferase-like: protein MTQVQSGDKEDPTQVHNFDFCTSITQTQTGDSEDPRNSDISTSSMSSYENLTNHELDNLRKQDHEVAIVMVPFPAQGHLNQLLQLACLISSSYNLPVYYVGSATHNLQAQVRANALNPSDIAKIHFHDIPTPEFASPSPNFNALSKFPSHLQPSWDASMLLREHISSFLRDISSKSRRVVVVHDCLMSYNVQDVSSLHNTESYVFNCISAFSLYCFICLYSGIYVQLEEELLKKLPSSEGIMTDGIKNLGSLQSPHMDIRSGDIHNTSKVIEGEFLDLVAQIATKQNKKQWAIGPILPTKLDCVSNRENICLEWLNKQPPRSVLYVSFGTTTSFSDREIKELAMGLEQSKQRFIWVLRDADRGDIFMGEVRKVELPEGFEERVKGVGLVVREWAPQPEILAHSSTGGFMSHCGWNSCIESITMGIPIAAWPMHSDQPKNGFLVTELLKVGLIVREWEKREELVSASTIENVVRKLMASEEGDAIRIRAKELGEAVRRSTEKGGASRMELDSFIAHITR from the coding sequence ATGACACAAGTTCAATCAGGAGACAAGGAGGATCCAACACAAGTACATAATTTTGATTTTTGTACTTCCATAACACAAACTCAAACAGGAGACAGCGAGGATCCACGAAATTCCGATATTTCCACTTCTTCCATGTCTAGCTATGAGAATTTAACAAACCATGAACTTGACAACTTGAGAAAACAAGATCATGAAGTAGCTATAGTCATGGTTCCATTTCCAGCACAAGGCCATCTGAATCAACTTCTTCAACTTGCCTGTTTAATCTCCTCATCATATAATCTTCCTGTCTACTATGTTGGCTCAGCTACACATAATCTTCAAGCTCAGGTTCGAGCCAACGCCTTAAATCCATCAGACATAGCCAAAATCCATTTCCATGACATCCCAACTCCTGAATTTGCCTCACCTTCACCTAACTTTAATGCCTTAAGCAAATTTCCATCACATCTTCAACCATCATGGGATGCTTCTATGCTTCTTCGCGAGCATATTTCTTCTTTCTTACGTGATATTTCCTCAAAATCAAGACGAGTTGTTGTTGTTCATGACTGTTTAATGTCCTACAACGTTCAGGATGTTTCGTCATTGCACAACACGGAGTCCTATGTATTTAATTGCATATCAGCTTTCAGTTTGTACTGTTTTATATGCTTATACAGTGGAATTTATGTCCAACTTGAAGAGGAATTGCTTAAAAAGTTGCCTTCCTCTGAAGGAATTATGACAGATGGAATCAAGAATCTTGGATCTCTTCAGAGTCCACATATGGATATTAGATCAGGTGATATCCATAATACAAGCAAAGTAATCGAAGGTGAGTTTCTTGATTTGGTTGCACAAATAGCAACTAAACAGAACAAGAAACAATGGGCTATTGGACCGATTTTGCCTACTAAACTAGATTGTGTCTCGAATAGGGAGAATATATGTTTGGAGTGGCTTAACAAACAACCTCCAAGATCAGTTCTTTACGTATCTTTCGGAACAACAACTTCATTTTCCGATAGGGAAATCAAGGAGCTCGCGATGGGATTAGAACAGAGTAAGCAGAGGTTTATATGGGTGTTGAGAGATGCTGATAGAGGAGATATATTTATGGGGGAAGTTAGGAAAGTTGAGTTGCCAGAAGGGTTTGAAGAAAGAGTAAAAGGGGTCGGGTTAGTGGTAAGAGAATGGGCCCCACAACCAGAAATCTTGGCTCATTCGTCCACGGGCGGGTTCATGAGTCATTGTGGATGgaattcttgtatagaaagtatCACTATGGGGATTCCAATAGCTGCTTGGCCTATGCATTCTGACCAACCGAAAAATGGTTTCTTGGTAACGGAATTGTTGAAAGTAGGCCTAATTGTGAGGGAGTGGGAGAAACGCGAAGAGCTAGTGAGTGCATCTACCATTGAGAATGTCGTGAGGAAGTTGATGGCATCGGAAGAAGGCGATGCGATTAGGATAAGAGCAAAAGAATTGGGAGAAGCCGTAAGGCGTTCCACAGAGAAGGGGGGTGCTTCTCGAATGGAGTTGGATTCTTTTATCGCGCATATCACAAGATAG
- the LOC132614533 gene encoding zeatin O-glucosyltransferase-like, with amino-acid sequence MAENFSSKTHGQNGVHESKGEGTVDEELSVGQNGTQHVKGGATTSEGLSIGQNGTQNIRGGVTVSEGLSIGQNSVQAIRGGATTGERSSIEHPSSKNYSTVAKFLTLPLQDDARVAVVMVPLPAQGHLNQLLHLSRLISMYNIQVHYIGSTTHIKQAKIRAHGFDPLTITKLHFHEFHQTPSFETPLPNPNASHKFPNQLMPSFYATSHLREPVCSLVRELLSTNIGKVVVIYDSLMKWVVQDLPQMPNTECYSFNSTSAFMIYSFLWELKGKPFHPGTENYEDIPTIGDCFPPEFWEFLKIQEQFDGKIDCGELYNSSRVIESLYLDLMAKEYDGMKQWAIGPFNPLEKNEKSKDSNKRHESLDWLDKQEPNSVIFVSFGTTTSLCDEEVKELAVGLEKSHQKFVWVLRDADKGDVFTSEVRKVQLPQGYEEGIKERGIIVRDWAPQLEILAHSSTGGFMSHCGWNSCMESMSFGVPIAAWPMHSDQPRNSQLVTKYLKIGLIVRPWASRDEHVTSEMVENAVKTLITSKEGDEMRKRAADLRNAIKKAVADGGINRAEMDSFIAHITR; translated from the coding sequence ATGGCTGAAAATTTTAGCtcaaaaacacatggacaaaatGGTGTGCATGAATCCAAGGGCGAAGGTACAGTCGACGAAGAGTTGTCAGTTGGCCAAAATGGTACGCAACACGTCAAGGGCGGAGCTACAACCAGCGAAGGGTTGTCAATTGGCCAAAATGGCACGCAAAACATCAGGGGCGGAGTTACAGTCAGCGAAGGGTTGTCAATTGGACAAAATAGTGTGCAAGccatcaggggcggagctacaacCGGCGAACGGTCGTCAATTGAACACCCTTCATCGAAAAATTATAGTACTGTAGCGAAATTCCTGACTCTGCCACTGCAAGACGATGCCCGAGTAGCTGTTGTCATGGTGCCGCTTCCAGCACAAGGCCATCTCAACCAACTCCTCCATCTCTCCAGACTCATTTCCATGTACAATATCCAAGTCCATTACATTGGATCCACAACTCACATTAAACAAGCAAAAATTAGAGCTCATGGCTTTGATCCACTCACCATAACAAAACTtcatttccatgaatttcatcaaaCGCCTTCTTTTGAAACTCCCCTGCCTAATCCTAATGCTTCTCACAAATTTCCAAACCAACTTATGCCTTCATTTTATGCCACATCCCATCTCCGCGAGCCAGTTTGCTCGCTAGTGCGCGAACTTCTAAGCACGAATATTGGCAAAgttgttgttatttatgataGTTTGATGAAATGGGTAGTTCAAGATTTGCCACAAATGCCAAATACAGAATGCTACTCTTTCAATAGTACCTCAGCCTTCATGATATATTCATTTTTGTGGGAACTCAAAGGAAAGCCTTTTCATCCTGGAACTGAAAATTATGAGGATATTCCAACAATTGGAGATTGTTTTCCTCCAGAGTTTTGGGAATTTTTGAAGATACAAGAACAATTTGATGGGAAGATCGATTGTGGTGAACTTTACAATTCATCAAGAGTAATAGAAAGTTTGTACCTTGATTTAATGGCCAAAGAATATGATGGCATGAAGCAATGGGCTATAGGTCCATTCAATCCATTGGAGAAAAATGAGAAGAGCAAAGACTCAAACAAACGCCACGAGTCCCTCGATTGGCTTGACAAACAAGAACCAAACTCGGTTATTTTCGTGTCATTTGGCACGACTACTTCGTTGTGTGATGAAGAAGTTAAAGAGCTTGCGGTTGGACTAGAGAAGAGTCACCAAAAGTTCGTTTGGGTACTCAGAGATGCTGACAAAGGAGATGTTTTTACAAGTGAGGTTAGAAAAGTACAATTGCCTCAAGGATATGAAGAGGGAATAAAAGAAAGAGGGATTATAGTAAGAGATTGGGCACCCCAGTTGGAAATTTTAGCACATAGTTCAACGGGCGGTTTTATGAGTCATTGCGGTTGGAATTCATGCATGGAGAGTATGTCCTTTGGAGTTCCTATAGCAGCATGGCCAATGCATTCGGATCAGCCAAGGAATTCTCAACTTGTAACGAAGTACTTGAAAATTGGACTAATTGTTAGGCCATGGGCAAGTCGTGATGAACATGTTACATCAGAGATGGTTGAAAATGCTGTGAAAACATTGATCACTTCAAAAGAGGGAGATGAGATGAGGAAAAGAGCAGCAGATTTGAGGAATGCTATTAAAAAAGCAGTGGCTGATGGGGGCATCAACCGCGCTGAGATGGATTCTTTCATCGCTCACATTACTCGCTAA